In Aedes albopictus strain Foshan chromosome 3, AalbF5, whole genome shotgun sequence, the genomic window ATAACAGATATAGTTACTGTTACAagggtagacctgaagttctgaactccaaggtagtttggctgacttggaatATCCGTATAatatctataaatgacattgtagatgtcaagatcTTCACTgaccccagtaggttatgcaacgCTATCacttgtggcgaaaatacataaaattattcttgtagatttgaaggacttcaataTAGGATAGtttgaacacctagaacatcccagaatataaaacaccttttaatattcttgacgaaggataaatgaatacatataaacttaacccacatccaagttcagcttttagaacaactggaatgtcaattatttctttttttaaattccatGGTGTTCAgggtgttctaggttatcaatgaagtctcaAAAACAAATATTCCTATTTTTCCCTAATATAGGacttaatttgcaacaactttgccgaaggcagtatttTTTTATCGAATGAGTTAATTCATACAGCCGTttttatgttggggtcatatatgacccctcagactccaaagggttaaaggattTTGAGGCACCCCTGAATCGCCCTTAGATCCccgtgaaacgtccctgaaacttctGCAGTTCCATTGACACGTCCCTGAAATCCTCGTAATCTCATTGAAACGTCAATGAAACCTGTCGGAACGCCCTCTCCTCAGAAacaacctcctggaacgccctggAACACCCTGTTTCGGGTATCTCTGGGAACTTCCTTGAAAACCCCTTGGCGCCATCTCAAATTCTCTCTTTTATGCCTTTTCGAtttttctccttctccttcttctatgtggctctatattcccactggaacttgccctgcctctcttcagcttagtgttctttgagcactttagcagttattaattgaggagCTTCCTTTGCCTCCCATTGCATTAATTTGAAAATTGTGAGGCAAGCgcactatgtccaaggaagtcgagaaaagatctcgaatcgaacccgccgtctccacattggcgatccaaagccttgtcCACATCACTACTCGAATGCATTATAAAACATGTATTTCTGAAACATTATACCATTCAGCTTATCTGTGACAGGGggttaaactatttttgaaaatttatgcaGGAGCAATCATTGCGGTCATATTCGGCTTTTAAGATAGTTAGGCATCTTGATGATGTTTTATTACTGATGACAAATCGCCATGCTTTATCAGACACACTTAAACCATTGTTTCAGTAATTTGGTGAATCCATATATTTGCAACACACAAGAATATCACATGAAAATTACCTTGCCAAATGTATATAACAAGAGCCATTTATTGCCCACTATCTGTATTCAATTAAAACACATCAATAGCATCACACCTTATTCTACTTTTCATTCAACGACCCCGCTGGTGGTTTTTCACTACTTGCACCTCCAGCTTTGACACCACATTTGCTACAATCACCTGTGCTATCCTTCCTCGCCATCGGCACCATCCACAGCCGCACGGCACAAAAGTAAATCATCTCCACCGCGCTCAGCAGGCTCGCGCCGATAAACAGGCCCACCAGACCGCCAATGCTGGCAATCAGATCGGTCTCGCTGAACAGCTCCCGCCGCTTCCACGCGACAAACTGCGGCGTCCGAAAGCCCAACCACAGATTGGTGGTGGTTATGCTGTGGAGAACAGTTGGAAGTCGTTTTGAGCTTATTGATGATGGCGACACACGGGTGAGTGGTGTTTTGTACCAACCTGTTCTCCATTCGTTGAAATCGTTTGGTGGGGAATACCGTGACATCGGCGTCGTAGGAAATGGATGTGCAAGCTGGGAGACAGTCGTCTTCTGGTTTCGGATACAGGTGGATCCGATCGAAGGACATGCTGTATTGGAGGCCTTCCTGTTCTGCTATCCAGCAGTAGGAATCTTCTCTGCCGACGCTGCACGCGGAGATGTTCTCTCGTCCTGGAACCGGGAACATGGCACACCCGCAGTATCGGGTGATGTAGTCGTCGATAGACTCCAGTTCGCAGTTGGCGACGGTGTAGTGTTGGAAGTATTTGAGCTTTCGCTCACCTTGATAGTAGCACTGCCGCTTTGCGGGGAGATAGTCCTCCAGCTCATCGGAAGTGGTGGTCATGTGAGGAGTGATGTGCAGTTCACCGTCCTGGTTGGCTGGGATTTCGTAGTACACGTTCGAGCTTTGAGGATATTCGTTCGGTACGTGAAGGATGATTTGGAAGGACGCCGTAGTGTTCGGACGGTGTCGATTAGCTTCCGGGATTGCACGTTGTTGTATGACCACGGAGACACCGTGAAGGGTCCCTATTCGAAACGCTCGAACTGGGTACGATGGAATGTGATTGCTATTATTGTAGCCGAGTTCAAGGTTCCAGGATGACACTTCCGTTATTTCGCGAAGGTATCGATAGTTTGTGACATTGGCAAGCACTTCCGGGTGAAACATTTGATTAGCGGACAGCACGTTAAACGTCGCACAAGGCATTTCTCCAACCAAAGTTGTCGTCACTTCACACTCCTTGTACGGATACGCGTAGTACACGCACTCTACTCTGAACTCACTGGCACTGTAGTTGTGAACTTCTGGGCAGATG contains:
- the LOC134290924 gene encoding pickpocket protein 28-like, with the protein product MAVLRLIRGFFRRVRMLAEEYFSSSSIHGMQYLASSSRPPIEKVFWVLIFIVSISACTILSQAIYRKWQQTPVIIAINERMTPIWEIPFPAITICPEVHNYSASEFRVECVYYAYPYKECEVTTTLVGEMPCATFNVLSANQMFHPEVLANVTNYRYLREITEVSSWNLELGYNNSNHIPSYPVRAFRIGTLHGVSVVIQQRAIPEANRHRPNTTASFQIILHVPNEYPQSSNVYYEIPANQDGELHITPHMTTTSDELEDYLPAKRQCYYQGERKLKYFQHYTVANCELESIDDYITRYCGCAMFPVPGRENISACSVGREDSYCWIAEQEGLQYSMSFDRIHLYPKPEDDCLPACTSISYDADVTVFPTKRFQRMENSITTTNLWLGFRTPQFVAWKRRELFSETDLIASIGGLVGLFIGASLLSAVEMIYFCAVRLWMVPMARKDSTGDCSKCGVKAGGASSEKPPAGSLNEK